The sequence below is a genomic window from Armatimonadota bacterium.
AGGAGTTCACCTTCTCCGTCATCGATGCCTCGGTCTTTTCCTTCTCGATCCACTGCTTCAGGTTGACGGTCTCGCCCTTCTTGGGAATGAATTTGAAGTCTTCGGCAAAGACGCCGCGAAGCGACTTCTCGACCGCCTTCATGTCCTTCTTAATGCTGGCCGCGCAATAGGCGTCGTACTTCTTCTGCCACTCCGACTTCATATCGGCAAAGCCAGGAACGGCAATGACCGCAATCAATGCCATAGCGACGAATTTCTTTTTCGTGCGCGTAGTGTAACGCCAATCGAGCCTTTCTCCAAATTCTCCGAAGGAAATTTGGAGAAAGGACCGCGGAACGACGAGAGGGGAAAGTCCATTAGAGAGCAATCTCCACGCGAAGCCCAGTCTCCGCGCTCTCAATCGCGCCAAACACCATCGCCAAACTCTTGATATTGTCGTGGCACTCGCCGTTCGGCGCATTCCCGGTCCGAAGCGCCCACAAGAACTCGTCCAGGCTCCCGGCGATGCCACCCAGCTTGTCGATCGGCTGGAAAACCTGACGTTCGACTGGACGATGGAACCCTTCGTCGCCCACCACGGTCTCCGCCTCAATCAGGTCGTGACCGTTCCACTTCACCGTCCCTTTCGAGCCCACGGCCCGCCACTCGCCTTCCCACGAGGTGTGAAGCCCCTCACTGCACCAAGACCCGCGGTAGGCAAAACGAACGCCGCCCGTCATCTCAAAGAGGCACGTGATGGACGATCCGTCCTGATACCAGCTCCAGCCCGGATTGAACTCGTCGGCATAGACCGAAACCGGATCGAGACCCGACAAATAGCGAGCTTGATCGAAGGTGTGAATCGCCATGTCCAGCACCAAGACGTGTGCCATTTTGTCTCGAAATCCGCCGAAGTGCGCTCCGATATAGAAGTCGACATTCAGGATTCCAAGCTCGCCAATCTCGCCCAGAATCTGCTTGAACGCCTCCTGCCGTCCGTCGTACCGGCGACTCTGCGAAACCATGTAGAGCTTCCCCGCCCGCTCCGACGCCGCCACCATGCGTCGCGCCGACTCCATCGAAACCGACATCGGCTTCTCTCCGAGCACCGGCAAGCCCGCCTCCAAAGCCTCAATGGTCACCGCCTCGTGCGCTTCCGGCACCGAAACATCCACCACGAAGTCCGCCTCGACCGCCCGCAAGGCATCCGAAAGCGACACAAACGCCGGAACCTCGATACCGACTTCTTGGGAGCTTTGCTCAACCTGGCCGGGCACCACATCGACCCATGCCGCGATCTCCGTCTCTGGGTTCGACACCAGGTTCCGAGCCCATGCTCGCCCCATTCCTCCCGCCCCAACAAGAATTGCCTTCATCGAGTGAAATTATGAATGGTGGCAACCTCGAATTAAGTAACCTATCAGCATCCATGAGCATCGTCGATCTCCGTAGCGACACCGTCACCCGACCCACGCCCGACATGTATGAGGCAATGATGAACGCCCCTCTCGGTGACGACGTACTTGGCGACGAGCCCACCGTCTCGGAGCTTGAGTCCCTCGCCGCCAAAATGACGGTGAAGGAAGCCGCGCTCTTCGTGCCAAGCGGCACCATGGGGAACCAAGTCGCCATCGCCACCCACACCCAGCCTGGCCAAGCGATCATCGTCGAGCAGGAAGCCCACGTCATCTATTACGAGGTCGGCGCTCCCGCCGTGTTTGCCAATGTCCTGACTTGGACGCTTCCTTCGGACAAGGGCGTCATGGACCCAGCAGACATCGAAAAGCGCATCACCTCGGCCAACCTGCACACTCCCGGAACCTCCCTGATCTGCATCGAGGACACCCATAACCGAGCCGGAGGAACCATCATTCCTCTCGATACAATTGCCGAGTATCGCCGCATTGCCGACAAGCATGGCCTCAAGCTTCATATGGACGGCGCACGCGCCTTCAACGCCGCTGTCGCCCTCGGCGTGCCCATCGGCGATGTCACTCGCAACGTAGACACCGTCAGCATCTGCCTCTCCAAGGGTCTCCGCTCGCCGGTTGGCTCCATCCTGTGCGGCCCAAAGGAGTTCATCGACCGAGCTCGAATCTGGCGAAAGCGAATGGGCGGTGGCCTGCGCCAGTCTGGCGTTCTCGCCGCGTGCGGACTCGTCTCCCTGACGAAGTACGTCGATCGCCTCGCCGATGACCACGCCAATGCCCAACGCCTCGCCGTCGAAATCGGCAAACTCCCCGGCCTCCACACCGACCCCGCCAACACGCCGACCAACATCTGCCTGGTCGGCACGGATCGCCCCGCTGTCGAATGGCAAGCCATGCTTCACGGTCGCGACGTTTGGTGCTTTCCGGTGGCTGAAAATCGTATCCGGCTGGTGACTCATGCCGATGTCGATTCGACCGGCGTGGACCGAGCGATTGAAGTGTTTACCGAACTAGCAGGCTAAAGGTACTCTGAGGTTAGTGAGCTTCGAAATCATCCTCGGTGACGTAAACGAGGAACTCTGCCACCATTGGCGGCAACACTTTCGAGACCTGCGCCACCCGATCCACGGGCGAGCCGAGATTCAACACGGAGACTTCTTCGACATCAACGCCGATGCCTACGTCTCTCCCGCCAATAGCCACGGCATCATGGATGGCGGCTTCGACCTCCTCCTTCGCATCCGCTTTCCCAGCGTCGACGTCGCCGTCCAACGCGAGATCGATCAGCTCGGCGGAATGCTTCCTATCGGTCATGCCCTGGTGGTCGAAACCGGCGACTTCGACGTGCCCTATTTGGTCAGTGCGCCGACAATGGAGGTCCCAATGAACATCGCGCACACAAACAACGTGTATCTCGCGACTCGAGCCGTCTTCCGCGCTGTTCACGAATTCAATCTTGAGAACGACGGCGACATCCAATCGATCGCCATTCCGGGCCTAGGGACCGGAGTCGGCAAAATGCCCCCTGCCTTCGCCGCCGCCCAAATGGCGGAAGCGTACGGGGAATTCCTAAATGAGATTCAATAACACGTTTCGCCTCGGGTAACGTCCAATCAATATGGTTGGCATCGCACTCGCTCTTTGCATGGCGCAAGAAGGACCCACGCCAGTGTTTGCCATCAAGCTCAACGGAACCGTTGTTTCGCCCAGCCCAGAAAGCTGGCGACCCGAAACCCATTGGATAAAGGTTCCCGGAGGTCTCGGCGTCGAGTTTTGGGGTCAGTCCTCTGGGTGGATGATTGTTGACCATCCCGCTCTCGCCCTTGAAAAGCAGTTCACGATTTCCGCATGGCTGAAACCGTACGCCTATGTGCTCAGCGGCCCACAAGCGCAGATCATGTTTCGCGGCGACGATCGTCCTGGCCTCGATCCCTACAGCATGGCCATCCATGACGACGGCACCATATTCTTGCGATTTGACAGCGATGACAACGTGACCACCGAATGCAAGAGCACAACGAAGCTTCCCGTGAACCAATGGTCGCACGTGGTTGGAACTTTCGATTCCTATGCGCATGCGATGAAGATTTGGGTCAATGGCAAGCTCGAAAATACCACGCAGACCGACCGCCATCCCATCGGCAGACTGGAAGCCATCGACTCGGCCGGCCTTGGTGTCGGCAATGTACAGTGGGATAAAGGGCCGCACAACCAGCCCTACCACGGCGTCATCGCCGACCTTCGACTCTACAATGTGGCGCTCGACCCCGAGAAGGTCGGATACGACCCCAAGCTTTGGGGCATTCAGAAGGTCGGCGGTTAGCCCAATTATCTATCCGCAACCAAATTAGTTGAGCGCCAAGTTGTATACGCCGCGAACAGTATCTGAACCGTATGCCTCTATGTAGGTGACCGTCAGCCCATTCCCCGACCGCACGAATGTCGCTGTATAGGTGTACTGATTTCCGCCGGTTCCGTCCTGATCCTTCGCGTCCCAGTAAATGCCACCAGCAGCACCATTTGCATCTACAGCCCCAAGCATGTTGTCATAGATGTTGCCTGAGCCGGGACCAAACTGCATCTTAATGTCGATATTGCCATTGGAATCCACCGTTCCAGAAGTTGGAATGTCCGTTGCTTCGGTTCCAATTGGATTGTTGTTGGAATCGTAAATGTTCCAAGTGCCCTTGCCAGACCAAGTTCCCGCGTACAGACTTGTAGTTGAAGATCCACCGCCGCCACAAGCGAACAATGTTCCAACGAGTAAAGAGGCTCCAATGAATGAGGCTAGCTTCATCAGAGGATGAGTCTACAAGCTTTTCGCCAGCGTGTCAAAGCAAGGCGTCGCATTCTCCTCCAGGCATAAGGGTCCAATCATGGTAAAGTTACGGACTTCATGACGAGGACTCTCGGCCAGTTTTGGCCGATTTTGAAGTCAAATCCAGGCAGAGAGGGCGGCAGGGCGGCCGCAGAAACAGAAGGAAATTGCTATGAAGAATACGATTCTTATTAAGATAGTGGGGGTCATAGCCCTAATCGCTTCCATCTCTGGATGCGCAACCAAAGCAGAAGAGTTCGGCGACTATGCCGGCTCCTACTCGTCCACCTACACCCGAGTGGCGCTCGGTGGAACCATCAATATCGCCGTCACGCCCGGTGGACTGGTCGACTACGCCGTTTCAGACTCAGCGGCAGGAGTCTTCTTCGGCACAGCGGCCATCGACAGCACTGGCCACTTCGCGGCGGTGGTGAACCAAAACAACCAGACCTATAATCTGTCCGCGACGGTCATCCCGTCCAAGACCGCCGCCCAACGGCAGGTCGTGTTCAATGTGACGGGTGACATCACTCTCTCGGTCACCCTCCAGTACCAGGACTCTCCCAACACGGGAAGCTATGCAGGAAGCTATGCCGGAGCGTACACCGGAGACTTTTCGGGAGACTGGAACTTCACCTTCGGCTCGAACGGGCATGTCGTGGGCGGAGTAACCAACGGAAATGAAACCCTCTTCAACGTGTCGGGCAATTTCTCGGCGGCCGGTGCCGGCCAACTAACGGGCCAAGGCTCTGGTACCCATCTAGGGGAAACGATGACATGGGCAGGCATGTGCGTTCTCTCCAATGGGCAGGTCAGTTGTACGGGCATTTGGTCCACCAGCGCATCCCAAGCGGGAACCTGGCAAGGATCGCGAAGCAACTAATGTCAATTCCAGCCCCAGTGGCGGCACCCTGGGGCTGGATTGAACACTTGCCGACATTACGGCTGGTTCGGCATGTCCTGCGTTTGGAAGTGAACCAGAGCCCGAACGCCTTCACTCTTCATGATCGCAACTGTTTCCGTTGCCCCGTCGCCTAAGTCCCGTTCAAAGTCACGCGAATCGACCAGGACATAAGGTCCATCCTGGGAGTTGCTATAAAGGTGAGTCGTTCCCGGTCCCTGGTCTTTGAACCCTTCCTTGACGAGTACCTTAGCGATTTCCTCGACGTCCATGGTCGGAACTTCGAATACGTTGCCTGGGCCAGCGTATCGCCAGGGAATCTTGGTAAAGTCGACCATCTTTGGCGTCACCTGGATTCCATAAAGGGACGTCTTTGGCAAGAGGAAGTGGGAGACGACGAACCAAGCGGTCGCACCTGCGCAGACCAAAAACCCCAGGATCGCGACAAGGATAAGAACTCTTCGGCGCATTTGACTCAGGCATTGTAGCCGAAGACGACCTTACTTCTTCGTCCGCTCAGAATTCTTTCGATAGGCGAATTGGAGTCCGGTGGCTCGCTCGATCTTGTGCAGAAGCTTTTTCTTCGAAGCGATGATTCCTTGAATGGTCACCTCACGACCATCTTGGAGCAGGACCACGCAGTGATCGAACGGCTGACGGTCATCGTCCAATCCCTGGTACCGTCGTAGCTCAACGACTTCGCTAAACTTGGCTTCGGCCGAAAGCACCCCCTCTTTGTCGAACAAACGAAGACCGTCCCGATCAAGCTCGATGCGCGCGTGAAATTGACGCTCGTATCGGACGTTTTGACGAACTCTCACGTAACTGGCGAGAAAGAGGACCGTTCCCACCGCAACTCCCGATGCGCAGAAGAAGGCGAAAAATTCAAAATGCAATACCAAGCTCAACGACAAGAAAAGCAACGATAGGGAGACAAGGCAGCCGCCACACCCGACTTCAAAAACCGGTCTGGTTTGGCGAATTGGAAAGCAGTCTGGGCTTGCTTGCATCTCACTGCTCGACCTGAACAAGAATTTCGCCCAGATGATGAGGCTGCCAAAAGCCAAAACGAGACAAAGGAGTGCGCCGAACATCACTATCGTCCGTAACCGGATTGTACCGACGGCCACGGCCTAGTTATTGGTCAAGTAGACGGGCATACCCAGCTTGCCAAGGGTTCCAGCCAGCCAAACCAGAGATTCCTCATCGGCAGGATCATCACTCTGGGCATCGATAAATGCGATGATGTGCTTCGCACTGTCCGAATCCTTCCAAGCATTCCGGTAAGTCGCGATTCCCACGCCGTTATAGCCAACTTTCGTGCGAGCAGAAGCCAACTGAACAATGGCATCTTCTGGCATCACTATGTGGTCTCCCGTTCGCGTCGCCTGAACCGTGATGGTGACTGGGGAACCTCCAAGCGACAGAGTAATCACATAGTAACCCGCGTAGCCGTGCGGAAACTGATACTCTTGTTCTATTCGAAGCGACCTCGTCGTATCCGCCGTTCTCGACCCAAGCTCGACTTTCCGATCGCCTCTCACCGCGTACAAAGGACGCGCGTGCAAAGAGAAGCCCCATCTCTCTTCCTTCTGGACAATCCACTCGTTGCCCAAAAGCTCGTCATGGTCACCTTCGACAAATGAGGTCAGTCTTGGCATTTTCACCCCACATTTTACTGACTTTAGTCCTGTATCCCAAGTTCGGAGACCTGAAAGGAAACGACAGCCAAAAAAAATCGTGGAGCGAACCCTGGCTACCTTGGCGTAGTACTAAGGGCGCGCCGTCCACCCGGACCGAATGTGATACAATAAATGAAGACAGTTCGGGTAGCGTAAACCGAGGTGGCAAAAGCCACCTTTTTTGTTACCGGACGAACGCAAAGTCGAGGAAAAGGAGCACAATGGAAGGCGATGTACTGCATCAACTGAACCAGATTGCGCAGGAGCGTGATCTGCCAATGGAAGAGCTTCAAGCTGAGCTTGAGGAGGCGCTTGCTGCCGCATACAAGAAGTATGTGGGAGCTCGCGGCGAGGTCCATGTCAAGCTCGATCCTCGTAAAGGAATGACCGCCAGCGTCGAAAAGGAAGTTGTCGGCGTCGTGGTCGAACCCAGCTTTCAAATCAGCCTCGTCGAGGCTCGCCGCCGCAAGAACGACGCAGAAATCGGCGACTTTATCCCGATGGATGTGGATCCCAACCGGTTTGGACGCATTGCCGCCCAAACCGCAAAGCAGGTCCTCAGCCAAAAGCTCCGTGAAGCCGAAACCCGCCGCATCCACGACGTCTTTGCCGAAAAGATCGGCGACATCGTGACTGGTCAGGTCACTCGACGAGACGATCAAAACGTCTATGTTCAAGTCAACCGGGTCGAAGCCGAACTTCCCCGTCGCGAGCAGGTGCCGACCGAAAAGTATTCGACCAATACCCGCCTGAAGGTTTACGTCTACAAGGTCGATGACTCGCAGAAGCGACTCAAAGTCATCGTCAGCCGAACCCACCCGAACCTGCTTCGAAAGTTGTTCGAATTGGAAGTTCCAGAGATCGGTACGGGCATCGTGACGATTAAGAGCGTGGCCCGCGAACCAGGTCAGCGAAGCAAGATCGCAGTTCAATCCACTGACGAACGCGTCGACCCGATCGGCGCTTGCATTGGCCCGCGCGGTGCGCGAGTCCAAGCCATCGTCGATGAACTGAACGACGAAAAGATCGACGTTGTCCCGTTCAAGGACGACCCCAAAGAATTCATCGTCGAATCGCTGTCGCCAGCCAAGGTGAACACGATTCGGCTCACCGAAAAGCAGAATGAGCGCGGAGAAATGGAGAAGCACGCCTACGTGGTGGTTCCCGAGAACCAGCTCTCGCTCGCGATCGGCAAAGGCGGCCAAAACGTCCGTTTGGCGGCCCGACTAACTGGCTGGACAATTGACATCCGCAGCGAGGCGCAAGCCGCCGCTGAGCGGGGACGAGGGTGAGGTGATGCTCCACAGTGCCAAGCCACGTTCCAATTCGGACCTGCATCGCCTGTCGCGGTAAATTTTCTCAGGAGAGCCTGTTTCGGCTCTCCCTGTCCGAAGAGCATATGCCAACCCCCTGGACTGGGCAGGGGCGGAGTGCGTATGTCTGCAAGTCTCGTCCGTGCGTCGAATCGTTCACGCACAAAGGACGCCTGCAAAAGGCGTTCAAAACCGGCAATCTCGTTCCAAACGAGCCCCTTTTACAAGATTTATTATGCAAACTGAGGTAAAGAAAGCAAATATGACAAGCATCGCCGAGATCGCGAAAGAATTCGAGATAAGACCGGGACAAGTGTTCACGGTCTTAAACGATCTCGGATTGAGCCACGACGGAGCCGCCTTCGATGTCGATTCCGACACGATGGAATTGGTTAAAGAAGGGTGCTTGGACCAACTCGACAAGAAAGCCATCACGCTGAAGCCGAACTCGTCGCCTCGCGACGTCGCCTTCGCACTCGATGTTCCGCAGGCCGAAATGCAGAAGAGCCTGATCGCCAAATTCCGAATCATGAAGGCGATCGGCAATCCGCTGACCGAAGAAGAGGCCCGCAAGATCGTCGAAGGGTACGGCTTCGAATACGCCGTGGCATCGGCCGTTGCGGCTAAACCCAAACCCAAGTCAGCCGCGCCCAAGCCGGGCGAAAAGATCTTGCGACCGCCGGTCGTCACCATCATGGGTCACGTCGACCACGGCAAGACATCCCTGCTCGACTACATTCGAAAGGCCAATGTCGCCGCCAAGGAGTAC
It includes:
- a CDS encoding Appr-1-p processing protein — protein: MRLVSFEIILGDVNEELCHHWRQHFRDLRHPIHGRAEIQHGDFFDINADAYVSPANSHGIMDGGFDLLLRIRFPSVDVAVQREIDQLGGMLPIGHALVVETGDFDVPYLVSAPTMEVPMNIAHTNNVYLATRAVFRAVHEFNLENDGDIQSIAIPGLGTGVGKMPPAFAAAQMAEAYGEFLNEIQ
- a CDS encoding DUF448 domain-containing protein, with protein sequence MPSHVPIRTCIACRGKFSQESLFRLSLSEEHMPTPWTGQGRSAYVCKSRPCVESFTHKGRLQKAFKTGNLVPNEPLLQDLLCKLR
- a CDS encoding aminotransferase class I/II-fold pyridoxal phosphate-dependent enzyme, with protein sequence MSIVDLRSDTVTRPTPDMYEAMMNAPLGDDVLGDEPTVSELESLAAKMTVKEAALFVPSGTMGNQVAIATHTQPGQAIIVEQEAHVIYYEVGAPAVFANVLTWTLPSDKGVMDPADIEKRITSANLHTPGTSLICIEDTHNRAGGTIIPLDTIAEYRRIADKHGLKLHMDGARAFNAAVALGVPIGDVTRNVDTVSICLSKGLRSPVGSILCGPKEFIDRARIWRKRMGGGLRQSGVLAACGLVSLTKYVDRLADDHANAQRLAVEIGKLPGLHTDPANTPTNICLVGTDRPAVEWQAMLHGRDVWCFPVAENRIRLVTHADVDSTGVDRAIEVFTELAG
- the nusA gene encoding transcription termination/antitermination protein NusA, which gives rise to MRSVLAFSPHILLTLVLYPKFGDLKGNDSQKKSWSEPWLPWRSTKGAPSTRTECDTINEDSSGSVNRGGKSHLFCYRTNAKSRKRSTMEGDVLHQLNQIAQERDLPMEELQAELEEALAAAYKKYVGARGEVHVKLDPRKGMTASVEKEVVGVVVEPSFQISLVEARRRKNDAEIGDFIPMDVDPNRFGRIAAQTAKQVLSQKLREAETRRIHDVFAEKIGDIVTGQVTRRDDQNVYVQVNRVEAELPRREQVPTEKYSTNTRLKVYVYKVDDSQKRLKVIVSRTHPNLLRKLFELEVPEIGTGIVTIKSVAREPGQRSKIAVQSTDERVDPIGACIGPRGARVQAIVDELNDEKIDVVPFKDDPKEFIVESLSPAKVNTIRLTEKQNERGEMEKHAYVVVPENQLSLAIGKGGQNVRLAARLTGWTIDIRSEAQAAAERGRG
- a CDS encoding gfo/Idh/MocA family oxidoreductase, whose translation is MKAILVGAGGMGRAWARNLVSNPETEIAAWVDVVPGQVEQSSQEVGIEVPAFVSLSDALRAVEADFVVDVSVPEAHEAVTIEALEAGLPVLGEKPMSVSMESARRMVAASERAGKLYMVSQSRRYDGRQEAFKQILGEIGELGILNVDFYIGAHFGGFRDKMAHVLVLDMAIHTFDQARYLSGLDPVSVYADEFNPGWSWYQDGSSITCLFEMTGGVRFAYRGSWCSEGLHTSWEGEWRAVGSKGTVKWNGHDLIEAETVVGDEGFHRPVERQVFQPIDKLGGIAGSLDEFLWALRTGNAPNGECHDNIKSLAMVFGAIESAETGLRVEIAL